The sequence below is a genomic window from Macadamia integrifolia cultivar HAES 741 chromosome 1, SCU_Mint_v3, whole genome shotgun sequence.
aagaggaaggaaggcaacaaaggccaatatactacgtcagccgaacccttctagatgccgagacaagataccgaaaggcggagaaagtggcgtacgccctcgtgacggcggcaagaaagctgaggccatattttcagtcacatacggtatgcgtactcaccgaccagcccctgaagaaaatactacagcgaccagatatgtccggtcgcctggtaaattgggccatagagctgggagagttcgacatccagtacaagccgagaaccgctattaaagcacaggccctcgcagacttcatagcggagacgacgatccccgatgacccgcaggaatctgccgaggaacgaggagatgaggcttggacactgtatgtggatggggcttccaacagcgatggaagcggcgcaggaatcgtgttggtaagccctgagggtttcaaagtagaatgCGCCCTACgattcgacttcgacgcctccaacaatgaagcggagtacgaagcgataatagccggaattaatctggctcgggctttgatggtgaaggaactagtagtgaatagcgactcccaactcgtggtgcggaaagtgaatggtgaatacgaggccaaagagcagaggatggcgtcggacttgaggcagtcggcctcgactggagaacagccttcttgccgcctcgccattgccaacgactccgcgtctgccccgaatagggcaggggcggagttcacatccctaaggtccgagatgtcccagaccgtgccgaagggcaccccctcggtcgacttcacgaagaaatacttttccttccatccgtggatggaagtcgggtaacccttcaggagccgaaggtcctttcgggggtaAAAGTAATAACAACCCGTAAGacccttgcaggcctgaagaaggaagcagttaatgaaaagttgaagggagaggggcctcttgtgccgaacgaagaagatgacgaagattaacgcttgtcgccacccgttcggcgttagctgggtcgggcttaccccatagtgccgaaacactttggtaaagaaggggtggaggggcagccgaagacctgccttgaaggcctccttgtataggcacagctcctcggggttccgatagctggctcggtcagaaggtctgggcagacggagctcgaaagcatccgacacaccgaaggaggccctcagctcctccagttctggttcgtccatcgtggagacgatctTGAGGGCCTCAACTTCCAGGGGCTCCTGGGTCTAGGCTTGggcgtcgagcaccctctccctgaactcctcgccgttggagccacccaTGGACCCCGACGGAgaggccgcggacgatgagtcgcgggaggagggagagtcggtggagtccgaggacatccctcggacttccccaggactcctatacctacgtttTGGCCTTGATctctcgcgggacgatgggctgtagcccgacgaggaagacatcacttacttacGGTGTCGCTAAACTAAAGGAGGACGAAGACGAGGGCTAGAAGGGagtccgaggccgaaggtgagctctccgaagggaaaaagaaaggttgccccacaaatggccccccacactatatagatgggggaagggcggtacgacttcccgagcattaatggcaccgccacgttagggtacgaagcctcgaggttcgcgcccgaacggacctagCAGACGGtctcaccttcggttgggagttcggccaaagccgaacggacctgaccgagggtccctccttcggttgggagttcggccaaagccgaacggacctgaccgagggtccctccatCGGTtgggaggtcggccaaagccgaacggacctgaccgagggtcactccttcggttgggagttcggccaaagccgaacggacctgaccgagggtccctccttcggcagggggctcggtaAAGCCGAAcaaacctgaccgagggtcccactttcgattgggagttcggctgaagccgaacggacctgaccgagggtcactccttcggttgggagtttggccaaagccgaacggacctgaccgagggtccctccttcggttgggagttcggccaaagctaaacggacctgaccgagggttcctccatcggttgggagttcggccaaagccgaacggacctgaccgagggtccctccttcggttgggagttcggccaaagccgaacagacctgaccgagggtccctccttcggcagggggctcgataaagccgaacgaacctgaccgagggtcccactttcgattgggagttcggccaaagccgaacagacctgacagagggtccctccttcggttgggagttcggccaaagccgaacggacctgaccgagggtccctccttcggttgggagtttggccaaagccgaacggacctgaccgagggtccctccttcggcaGGGGACTCCGTAAGGCCGATCCGAAGCGACCGAAGACCTTTCTCGCGGTCGACCCCAAACCTCGGTCACTGGTAATGtcaaggccgaaggaacaagttaaccaaagaagaagatgttggttactcccacaggaagaagctcctagtggaagtaagggggctcctgatatagccaaaataacctctcggtgggggggcaatgacacgtgtcgcctctgagacacgtgtcctccgccagacgaaggtttcGAGAGACCActcacgctcaatcaccgaggcacgctcgcaaaatcacgcgggatcacgtcgtctgcatgagaggaatattcccccagaaggttggacgtattcgagtagaactctaagagggaagaagggggaaaaccctaaaccctaagagatatataagaaggcacggaagaaaggggaaggtaagttctgataccctcaccattactcccttattgaactgtgcagCCGatcctgacttgagcgtcggaggactaaccccggacaaagctccgggcctccgtcgtctgtgtttgtgtaggttcgactggcggggtatttttggcagcaataacatagaaactgaaattttcgtttttgacacgaaatgtcGTTTATAGAACAGAAACgctaccaaacgtagcctaagTCTTCCATCCTTGTATTTACTTATTATACTATCTGTATCCTTGTTTGTATGCTAGCTATGAGAGAAAATTAGTGTAAACCTATGCTAGCCTGTGTATGATTGTaaggcattgttataagcccaatttcATTATGAAAAGGGATTTGACGATGGATGTTGTAAGTTGTATTGGTACTTCTGCGCCCTCTTAGTTTTATACTAGAAAATTTGTGAGTGGTGCTCCCTGGTAGTGGGTGCTATCAATTATATTGACATTTATGTGCCCTCTTACTTTTATACTAGaaaattttgttattttccAAATGTCACAAGGCATCCATTCTGCCATGTAGACAATTACATGTCCATTCCGATCCTCGGATAGAGATGTCATGGTCAAGATTTGCCACATCTcgagtctaattcaatcaattaCCCCTTTAGTATTGGTTCATAATCTCGGgtatgtccatgcatgtgtACCATAGAAATGCATGGATGTCTTTATTTATCTTGTGATTTTGATCACCTTCCATATATTGTTACAAAAtaactataatttttttaatcttaatcATTACCCATTTAGAGTTGGAAGAATGCACAATAATATGTAGAATAATGGTACATATTTTGTAAtacaaataaatatttaattgaattaaattaaaaaatttgacacatgactAATTTagatcatatcttcttcatccatTGGTTAAAATGAATATGTCATCTATTCACGtgattgaaaaaattatttgtgacatttaaaaataataatagacaTTTTCAACAATAATAATCATTCATCAAACTTTAAAAGCTCTTGGAcaagaaaactttgtcccatTATAAATTTTGACTCTCGACCCATGTAAAGGATGTAGTCATTCCTCCGAGTGAAATAGGAAAATGTAGATATCAGGTTTATGTATGATAACAATCTTGAACATCCATGGTCCGTAGATTAAGAATCTACTTTCTCTCCATGCATTTAATGGATCCTAAATCTACGGATCAAGTACGAGAAATCTCGTACATGAACACCTGATCCGGATTCAAAGATAGATTGGAGCAGTGAAAGCGCCACATAAGTTGCAAACGTGGTAGAAGTAAATTGTCTCTCCACCCATGTGGCAGCTCTTGATTGGTTTTATGACGAACGACACACCAATGGGAAGCGCAAAGAATTATGGGTAATTTCGTAACTTCACTTCATATTTTAACTGACAAATGAAACGTCAAGACACCCCAAACGGCAACAGGAAAGAAATAGTTACTCTCAAATCTGAAAGCTTGTTCAATTTTTCTCTCCCATGGCGGAGGTTTCAAACATTCACTTTCCCGAGGAAGACGACGATGGAGAAGAAGTAGTAGAGGAAGTAGAAATCCCAGAATCATCTTCGGTCCATTACTGTTTCAACAGAAACTTCGATCTTGATCATGACGACATCTTCGCCTCCGATTCATTCTCTCCACAGTTCTCCGATTTCATACCCTCAGATCACTCCTTCCATTCTCACATTCTCTCCGACGACCGAGACGTCGAAGAAATTCGTGACCATGAACCGTGCCTTTATGTTGTAGATGGTGATGATTCTTACTCTGATTCCGTCACCGACGTCAATTATTTCAACAACGATGATCAGGTAAACTTCGGCATAGATTTGGTTCAACGACGCGTAGAGCAATCGCATGTTTCTGATAAAAACGATAGGTATACAACTAATCCGTTCTCTGAAAATCTAATAAACGAATCGGGTTTTGGGGATCTTGAGGCTGGGGATAGTGAAATGAACGCCGATTACGTGGAGCTAGGGTTAGGGTGGGGTTTCACTGCACATGGCGAAGGggaggatgaaaatgaaagcTTTATGATTACCGACTGCGGGGGCGAGTTCTTTGTGAGCGATCGGCGTTCTGTCTCTGAATCGGGTGAGTCTTCCACGGTTCATGCTGCGGAACCTTTTGTGGGAGGTCTCCGAGTTGTTGGGATTGGATCCGATTCGGAtgaggaggagggaggaggattGGGGGTTGATTTGCATTCCTGTGATGATGACGAGCTCGATCGGGTACCGGACGATATGGGTCTTCCTCTTTGCTGGGATTGTCTCCGATTGGATGATCAGAGGGAGGCAAACGAGGATTTTGAGTGGGAGGAAGTGGATGAGAGGATCGATGAGAGGGAGGTTCTGAGCATGGTTATTGATGTCGATGAGGACAGATCGGTTTTGACGGATATCCGAActggagaagaagaatcaagGGAAGACAGGGAAGAAAGCATTAGAAATCTGGAGTGGGAAGTTCTTTTGGCCGTCAACAATCTGGAGAGGAACACAGAATTGGAGCATGAGATTGAATCCTATCATGATACTGAATCCTTTCTTGCTGAGGATTACATTTACACTGCAGAGTATGAGATGCTTTTTGGGCAATTCACAGGGACCGAAAGTGCACTGAGAGGGAGTCCTCCAGCTGCCAAATCAGTTGTTGAGAATCTGTCATCAATATTCTTAACACAAGATGATGTAAAGAACAACAATGTCCTATGTGCTGTTTGTAAGGACGATATCTCCACAGAGGAAGAGGCCAAACGGCTTCCTTGTTCCCACCACTACCATGGGGATTGCATTATTCCATGGCTCAACATCAGGAACACGTGCCCTGTTTGTCGGTTTGAGTTGCCTACGGATGATCCTGACTACGAACAGATGAGAACCCGAAGGGCTGGTCGTCGCCTGCTGGTGGATTCTCAGGTCagaagtggttttgaaatattttgagCAGTAGGATGTGCAAATGTTGATAtagttttcctctttttcattgTTGCTGTTTATGTTTATTCCGAGTGAAGTGATAGAGCTGTGCTGTTTTAGCTTGTGATTTTaggcttttttttgtttttttgttttcccttttcttatttatataaatTATTATCTATATTGTCCTCTTTATACATGGTTAGTTGTACACCAACATCACTTTCAaattaaaatatagattttgAATATGTTTTagcattgaaatttttttctgatgaataaataaatttattaccaagaggaaagaa
It includes:
- the LOC122072203 gene encoding uncharacterized protein LOC122072203, translated to MAEVSNIHFPEEDDDGEEVVEEVEIPESSSVHYCFNRNFDLDHDDIFASDSFSPQFSDFIPSDHSFHSHILSDDRDVEEIRDHEPCLYVVDGDDSYSDSVTDVNYFNNDDQVNFGIDLVQRRVEQSHVSDKNDRYTTNPFSENLINESGFGDLEAGDSEMNADYVELGLGWGFTAHGEGEDENESFMITDCGGEFFVSDRRSVSESGESSTVHAAEPFVGGLRVVGIGSDSDEEEGGGLGVDLHSCDDDELDRVPDDMGLPLCWDCLRLDDQREANEDFEWEEVDERIDEREVLSMVIDVDEDRSVLTDIRTGEEESREDREESIRNLEWEVLLAVNNLERNTELEHEIESYHDTESFLAEDYIYTAEYEMLFGQFTGTESALRGSPPAAKSVVENLSSIFLTQDDVKNNNVLCAVCKDDISTEEEAKRLPCSHHYHGDCIIPWLNIRNTCPVCRFELPTDDPDYEQMRTRRAGRRLLVDSQVRSGFEIF